Proteins from a genomic interval of Schaalia odontolytica:
- the zwf gene encoding glucose-6-phosphate dehydrogenase yields MANEIPSLRDPQDRRLPRISPPCGLVIFGITGDLARKKLLPAIYDLANRGLLHPAFALTGFARRDWSPRDFEDYVRSSIEAHSRTGFNEGTWNQLRSGLRFVSGTFDDPGAYRQLAETVAELDSSRGTGGNHAFYLSIPPSYFPVVAKHLSDTGLNRRQGREWRRVIIEKPFGHDLDSARELSTVISQIFDERDVFRIDHYLGKETVQNIMAMRFANAMFEPLWKATYVDSVQITMAEDIGIGTRAGYYDGIGAARDIIQNHLLQLMALTAMEEPVHFTPEEIRVEKEKVLSAVRLPEDLGSATARGQYAGGWQGGDRVRGYLEEDGIPADSTTDTFAAVKLYVDTRRWAGVPFYLRAGKRLGKRVTEIAVIFKRSAHVPFANSDLSESGQNALVIRVQPDEGLTLKLGAKVPGTEMQVRDVTMDFAYGHAFTEDSPEAYERLILDALVGSAPLFPHQREVEASWRILDPILDFWDTQGQPEPYAPGTWGPSSAHDMLARDGRFWRLP; encoded by the coding sequence GTGGCCAACGAGATCCCTTCCCTGCGCGACCCGCAAGACCGTAGGCTCCCGCGCATCTCGCCGCCGTGCGGCCTCGTGATCTTTGGTATTACCGGGGATCTGGCCCGCAAGAAGCTACTGCCAGCGATCTACGACCTCGCCAACCGCGGTCTCCTCCATCCGGCTTTCGCGTTGACCGGCTTCGCCCGGCGCGATTGGAGTCCCCGCGACTTCGAGGACTACGTGCGCTCCTCCATCGAGGCCCACTCGCGTACCGGCTTCAACGAGGGCACGTGGAATCAGCTGCGCTCGGGCTTGCGTTTCGTCTCGGGGACCTTCGACGATCCGGGCGCCTACCGGCAGCTGGCCGAGACCGTGGCCGAACTGGACAGCTCCCGAGGCACGGGCGGCAATCACGCGTTCTACCTGTCCATTCCCCCCTCCTACTTTCCCGTCGTCGCCAAGCACCTGTCCGATACGGGCCTCAACAGGCGTCAGGGTCGCGAGTGGCGCCGCGTCATCATCGAGAAGCCCTTCGGCCATGACCTGGATTCGGCTCGCGAGCTGTCCACCGTCATCTCCCAGATCTTCGATGAGCGTGATGTCTTCCGGATCGACCACTACCTGGGCAAGGAGACGGTTCAGAACATCATGGCGATGCGCTTCGCCAACGCGATGTTTGAACCGCTGTGGAAGGCCACCTACGTCGACTCCGTCCAGATCACGATGGCCGAGGACATCGGCATCGGCACGCGTGCCGGGTACTACGACGGCATCGGCGCTGCCAGGGACATCATCCAGAATCACCTCCTGCAGCTCATGGCGCTCACAGCGATGGAGGAGCCCGTTCATTTCACCCCCGAGGAGATCCGCGTGGAGAAGGAGAAAGTCCTATCCGCGGTTCGCCTGCCCGAGGACCTGGGTAGCGCGACGGCTCGCGGGCAGTACGCCGGCGGCTGGCAGGGCGGTGACCGCGTGCGGGGTTACCTGGAGGAAGACGGTATTCCTGCCGATTCGACGACGGACACGTTCGCGGCCGTCAAGCTCTATGTTGACACGCGGCGCTGGGCCGGGGTGCCCTTCTACCTGCGTGCCGGCAAGCGTCTGGGCAAGCGCGTCACCGAGATTGCCGTCATCTTCAAGCGTTCGGCTCACGTTCCCTTCGCCAACTCCGATCTGAGCGAATCGGGTCAGAACGCGCTCGTCATCCGCGTCCAGCCGGACGAGGGACTGACCCTCAAGCTCGGTGCGAAGGTTCCCGGCACGGAGATGCAGGTGCGCGACGTGACCATGGACTTCGCCTACGGCCACGCGTTCACGGAGGATTCCCCGGAGGCCTACGAGCGCCTCATCCTCGATGCGCTCGTCGGCTCTGCTCCGCTTTTTCCCCACCAGC